Genomic DNA from Pirellulales bacterium:
TTCGGCATCCTGCTGATTTTGCTGGGAGTGGTCGTTAATCTACTGTCCGCCTGGTTGCACTTGCCGTTTCTGCGCCGGGCACGTTCGGGCGAGACCGATTTGCCCGGCACCTGGAAGCTGGCCCTGGCGCTGGCAGTCCTCTCGGCCGCGGCAGGCGCCGCGATGGCCTTGCTGCTGCTCATGATGGAGTCCCGCGCCTAACGATCTCTGCCCGCGCGCAACACATCCGGCAGGCGGTCCCCCGCCTTACGGTCAGCGGGCGCTTGCACGAGCGGAATGCGGGCATTTTTGCCTGACCACCGCAGCGATCGGCGCGACCGGCCAAAGCCGGGCGGGGGTGTGATAAGCGACGCTCATCGAGTACAAACACAGGCATCCTTCTGGAGAGTTTTTCATTGTGACCAACCCCGTAGCTCGCCCGCGGTCCGCGGCCGAGGCGCCCGGCGCTTCGGCAGGCCGGGCGGATGCGCTCGACCGCACACCGTTGCCACGCCTGGCACGCGGGTTGTGGTTGGCGTGGGCCGTGTGTTTGGCGCTTGCCATGCTGTGGGGGAATCTCGGCGGAGGGCACGCCACGCTCCCAGCGACCTGGGGACGCATGGGCGCATCGTTGGCGCTGGTGGCCGCGGCCTGGGTCGGTTTTTCTTGGTGGCGCGGTTCCGATGCCGGCAGATTCAGTGCACTTATCGCGCTGGGTATGACGCTTGGCACGTGGGGCGATTTTTACAACGCCGAGTTGCTGAATTTTATGGCGCCCTTAGGAGACCCCGTGCTGGGCGGCATGATCTGTTTCGGCCTGGGCCACGTGGCCTATATCGTGGCTTGCGTGAATGCCGCAACGCATGCCAAGTTAAACAATCGCGCGGTGAAGTACGGTTGCCTCGCGGCGTGGCTGGTGGTTGCCACGCTGGGTTGGTATGGGATCGTCTACGTCGGGGCCAGCGAGAAAACCCGCGATCTGGTCTGGCCCGCGCTGCCGTACTCGCTATTACTGGCGTCGACCGCAGGGCTGGCCACCGGATTGGCAGCGCAGAATCGTCAATTTCGCCCCTTGGCCGTCGGGACTGCACTATTCTTTGTTAGTGATATGCT
This window encodes:
- a CDS encoding lysoplasmalogenase; its protein translation is MTNPVARPRSAAEAPGASAGRADALDRTPLPRLARGLWLAWAVCLALAMLWGNLGGGHATLPATWGRMGASLALVAAAWVGFSWWRGSDAGRFSALIALGMTLGTWGDFYNAELLNFMAPLGDPVLGGMICFGLGHVAYIVACVNAATHAKLNNRAVKYGCLAAWLVVATLGWYGIVYVGASEKTRDLVWPALPYSLLLASTAGLATGLAAQNRQFRPLAVGTALFFVSDMLLAVGLFRGNLPYSTELVWLTYSPGQMLIVFGALAVCPLLIRNVATDAAPHRAGAGG